The Thermodesulfovibrio thiophilus DSM 17215 genome includes the window TATTGATTTTCAACATGTAAAAATGCAACAAAGAGCTCCAATAGTCAGAACAAAGATTAAAAATCTCAAAACAGGTAGAGTTCTTGAAGAAAATTTTTCATCCGGTGATAAATTTGAAAAGCCTGAACTTGAAGAAAGGCAAATGCAGTATCTTTATGCACAGGGAGACTCCTGTGTTTTCATGGATATGGAAAGCTATGAACAGGTCACCATACCCAGGCAGGTTATTGGAGATGCCATATACTATATTAAAGAAGAAATGATGGTTGATATGATTTATTACAAGGGAGAACCTCTTGTTATTGAACCTCCAATGTTTGTAGAGCTCAGAGTGGCTGACACAGAACCGGCATTCAAAGGAGACACAGCTTCAGGTGGGACAAAACCAGCCCGGCTTGAAACAGGACTCACAGTAAAGGTTCCTTTCCATATTCAGACAGGAGATCTGTTAAAGATTGATACAAGAACCGGAGAATATATTGAAAAAGTAAAGGAGTAGATAATGGAACTTGAAGAAATAAAAGAACTTATATCTTTTCTCAAGGACACTGATGTAACAGAGCTGAATATTGAAAAAGAAGGTTTTAGAATAAGAATAAAAAGAGGATATATTTATGGTCC containing:
- the efp gene encoding elongation factor P, coding for MVSTSEFKKGLKIVYKGEPYEIIDFQHVKMQQRAPIVRTKIKNLKTGRVLEENFSSGDKFEKPELEERQMQYLYAQGDSCVFMDMESYEQVTIPRQVIGDAIYYIKEEMMVDMIYYKGEPLVIEPPMFVELRVADTEPAFKGDTASGGTKPARLETGLTVKVPFHIQTGDLLKIDTRTGEYIEKVKE